Proteins co-encoded in one Capnocytophaga ochracea DSM 7271 genomic window:
- the tamL gene encoding translocation and assembly module lipoprotein TamL: MRKSLSQLSVISLLFVLAIALFSCDATKRVPNDRHLLRENLVYVNGTKTDDAKINNFVLQKPNSYVLGMPISLYIYNLGNPNAEKDFVQWLNTHPRWHRFLDGFLSKKQVGRLQKSFFVSGIDHQLQKIGEAPSVLDTARVHKSTKQLGAYFRSIGYFNNKVTDSIFILPNEEKQQAKVGYYITTGERYYIDSLKTHITSPEIDSVYQQNKAKTFLKSGAPYQLTDFSNERSRLYELFRNNGFYTFQQSSINFQIERDTVTAQKDNKLQVTTDIGDLIERDGDVITAKKYKMHYINKVRLYTDYDNKVDKNSLDSLEYRNMIIYYKDKLRYRPRVLYHATSLKKGQIYSDLERGNTYRQFNNLRVFRYPNMDFKYATNDTLQNKLDANIYLSPLDKFSLRLTNEVKRSEIEAIGFGVGTSFAARNVFRGAETLELNLQGTFASQPTLKDTRFFNTSEVSGDIRFIFPSIVFPLNTRKLIPYYMTPQTILQTGMSYQTNIGLDKRTTSGLLRYVWNPRKQKNKVIFDLINVQYVNNINSGNFFNIYQSTYERLNDIAKKYSLGSRYVDDKGNLTPTEGTFNFINDVFERNLVVQGEDILPIYAISERYRRITNNDFIVSSSFTYIINSKSQFFERNFSQLRFKIEGAGSLLNALTATYKVVNTEGSTKNKIFGVEYAQYAKAEVDFIKHFPIAKQSSLAFRSFLGIAIPYGNSDNIPFSQSYFAGGTTDNRGFKAYRLGPGSSGSILDYNEANMKITLNLEYRFPILGALKGALFTDLGNIWNVADNTRFDEYKFKDFSSLKDVGLSTGFGLRYDFNFFVIRLDMGVPTYDPSEEMSNRWIKKFRIKETVFNFGINYPF; the protein is encoded by the coding sequence GTGAGAAAATCTCTTTCCCAACTAAGCGTTATCAGTCTGTTATTCGTATTAGCCATTGCTCTCTTTTCGTGCGATGCTACCAAGCGTGTCCCTAACGACCGCCATTTGCTCCGTGAAAACCTCGTATATGTGAATGGTACTAAGACCGACGATGCAAAGATAAACAATTTTGTATTACAAAAGCCCAATTCGTATGTTTTAGGAATGCCTATCAGTCTATATATCTACAATTTAGGAAACCCTAATGCCGAAAAGGATTTTGTCCAATGGCTCAATACACACCCTCGTTGGCATAGGTTTTTAGATGGTTTTCTCTCTAAAAAACAAGTAGGTCGCTTACAGAAGTCGTTTTTCGTTTCAGGCATCGATCACCAGTTGCAGAAGATAGGCGAAGCCCCATCGGTATTAGATACAGCACGCGTACACAAATCCACCAAGCAGTTGGGAGCTTATTTCAGAAGTATAGGCTATTTCAATAACAAAGTAACTGATAGCATCTTCATTCTCCCTAATGAAGAAAAACAACAAGCCAAAGTGGGCTATTATATCACTACCGGCGAGCGCTATTATATCGATAGCTTAAAGACCCATATCACTTCTCCTGAAATAGATTCAGTTTACCAGCAAAACAAGGCAAAAACTTTCCTAAAATCAGGAGCCCCTTACCAGCTTACCGATTTTAGCAATGAACGTTCACGCCTCTACGAACTCTTTCGCAACAACGGTTTTTATACCTTTCAGCAAAGCTCTATCAACTTCCAAATCGAGCGCGATACGGTTACAGCTCAAAAAGACAACAAACTGCAAGTAACTACTGATATAGGCGACCTTATAGAACGCGATGGCGATGTAATTACCGCCAAGAAGTATAAGATGCACTACATCAATAAAGTACGTCTGTATACTGATTATGACAACAAGGTAGATAAGAACTCTTTAGATTCTTTGGAGTATCGCAATATGATTATTTATTACAAGGACAAGTTGCGTTATCGTCCACGGGTGTTGTATCACGCTACAAGCCTCAAAAAAGGACAAATCTACTCCGATTTAGAGCGCGGAAATACTTACCGACAGTTCAACAACCTGCGCGTCTTCCGCTACCCAAATATGGACTTCAAATACGCTACCAATGACACTTTGCAAAACAAACTCGATGCGAATATCTACCTTTCGCCCTTAGATAAGTTTTCATTGCGACTTACCAATGAGGTAAAGCGTTCTGAGATTGAGGCGATAGGTTTTGGGGTAGGAACTTCGTTTGCAGCACGCAATGTCTTTCGTGGAGCAGAAACCTTAGAACTGAACTTGCAAGGTACTTTTGCCTCACAACCTACACTTAAAGATACACGCTTTTTCAATACCTCAGAAGTCAGTGGTGATATACGTTTCATCTTTCCTTCTATCGTTTTCCCGCTGAATACGCGCAAGCTCATCCCTTATTATATGACTCCACAAACTATCTTGCAAACGGGTATGAGCTACCAAACAAATATAGGGCTCGACAAACGTACCACTTCGGGTTTGTTGCGCTATGTATGGAATCCGCGTAAGCAGAAGAACAAAGTCATTTTCGATTTGATAAACGTACAATACGTAAACAATATCAACTCAGGTAATTTCTTTAATATTTACCAAAGTACTTATGAAAGGCTGAACGATATTGCTAAAAAATACAGTTTAGGTAGCCGATATGTAGACGACAAAGGCAATCTTACCCCTACTGAGGGGACTTTTAACTTTATAAATGATGTATTCGAAAGGAATTTGGTAGTTCAAGGTGAAGATATTTTGCCTATATATGCTATTTCTGAACGCTATCGTCGTATTACAAATAATGACTTTATTGTATCAAGTAGTTTTACTTATATCATCAATAGCAAATCACAGTTTTTTGAACGCAACTTCTCACAATTGCGTTTCAAGATAGAAGGAGCGGGGAGTTTGCTCAATGCTTTAACAGCTACTTATAAAGTGGTGAATACCGAAGGTAGTACTAAGAATAAGATTTTTGGCGTGGAATACGCTCAATATGCCAAAGCTGAGGTCGATTTTATCAAGCACTTCCCCATAGCCAAACAGAGTTCATTAGCATTCCGTTCCTTCTTAGGGATAGCTATTCCTTATGGTAACTCCGATAATATTCCGTTTTCACAAAGCTACTTTGCCGGAGGTACTACCGATAACCGTGGTTTTAAAGCCTATCGTTTAGGACCTGGTTCAAGTGGTTCGATTTTAGATTACAACGAAGCCAATATGAAGATTACGCTCAATCTCGAATATCGTTTCCCTATCTTAGGAGCACTCAAAGGTGCCCTCTTCACCGATTTGGGAAATATCTGGAACGTAGCCGATAATACTCGTTTTGATGAATACAAGTTTAAAGACTTTTCTTCATTAAAAGATGTGGGGCTAAGTACCGGATTTGGCTTGCGTTACGACTTCAACTTCTTTGTAATTCGCCTTGATATGGGGGTACCTACATATGACCCTTCCGAAGAAATGAGCAACCGCTGGATAAAGAAATTCAGAATCAAAGAAACCGTGTTCAACTTCGGTATCAACTATCCGTTTTAA
- a CDS encoding TrmH family RNA methyltransferase yields MLSKNQVKLIQKLQQKKYRNELNLFIVEGKKSIVEFLQAGYRLELLIATEVFATALNGQPITLVSKEELRKVSSLKNPDEGLAIFHQRQHKGILQEGVILALDNVQDPGNLGTLIRLCDWFGIETLICNSQTVDCYNPKVVQATMGSLTRVAVHYVDLAGFLATCALPLYAMDLDGENLYTTEFPEDCVLILGNEANGISPEVRALADGIITIPRFGKLQQTESLNVAMAGAIVVSQVRKLDN; encoded by the coding sequence ATGCTTAGCAAAAATCAAGTAAAATTAATTCAGAAATTACAACAGAAGAAATACCGCAATGAGCTGAATCTCTTTATAGTAGAGGGCAAAAAGAGCATTGTGGAATTTCTGCAAGCAGGTTATCGTTTAGAGTTACTTATCGCTACCGAAGTGTTTGCCACAGCGCTGAACGGTCAGCCTATTACCTTAGTGAGCAAAGAGGAACTGCGGAAGGTGAGTAGCCTCAAAAATCCCGATGAGGGCTTGGCGATTTTCCACCAACGCCAACATAAGGGCATCTTGCAAGAAGGTGTAATCCTCGCCTTAGACAATGTGCAAGACCCTGGTAATTTGGGTACGCTTATCCGCCTCTGCGATTGGTTTGGTATCGAAACGCTTATCTGCAATAGCCAAACGGTGGATTGTTACAACCCGAAAGTAGTGCAAGCCACTATGGGTTCTCTCACAAGGGTTGCCGTGCATTACGTGGATTTAGCAGGCTTCTTGGCAACTTGTGCGCTACCTTTATACGCAATGGATTTGGACGGTGAGAACCTCTACACTACCGAATTTCCGGAAGATTGTGTGTTAATCTTAGGCAACGAAGCTAACGGTATTAGCCCCGAAGTACGCGCCTTGGCTGATGGCATTATCACCATTCCGCGTTTTGGCAAACTGCAACAGACGGAAAGTTTAAATGTGGCAATGGCGGGAGCGATAGTGGTGAGCCAGGTAAGAAAATTGGATAATTAG